In the genome of Triticum urartu cultivar G1812 chromosome 5, Tu2.1, whole genome shotgun sequence, one region contains:
- the LOC125506486 gene encoding transcription factor GHD7-like, translating to MPMSCGLCGASDCPHHMISPVLQHQEQHRLREYQFFTQGHHHHHHGAAADYPPPPPPSANCHHCRSWTTPFHETAAAGNSSRLTLEVDAGSQNMAHLLQPPARPRTTIVPFCGAAFTSTISNATIMTIDTEMMVGAAHNLTMQEREAKVMRYREKRKRRCYDKQIRYESRKAYAELRPRVNGRFVKVPEAAASSSPPASPYDPSKLHLGWFR from the exons ATGCCCATGTCATGCGGTTTGTGCGGCGCAAGCGACTGCCCGCACCACATGATCTCGCCCGTTCTTCAGCATCAGGAACAACACCGGCTGCGCGAGTACCAGTTCTTCACCCAaggccaccaccaccaccaccacggcgcggcggcggactacccaccgccaccgccaccgtcAGCCAATTGCCACCACTGCAGATCATGGACCACACCGTTTCATGAAACAGCAGCTGCAGGGAACAGCAGCAGGCTCACGCTGGAGGTAGACGCAGGCAGCCAAAACATGGCTCACCTGCTGCAGCCACCGGCACGGCCAAGAACCACCATC GTGCCATTCTGCGGGGCTGCATTCACCAGCACTATTAGCAATGCAACGATCATGACTATTGATACAGAGATGATGGTGGGGGCTGCCCATAATCTGACGATGCAGGAGAGAGAGGCGAAGGTGATGAGGTACAGGGAGAAGAGGAAGAGGCGGTGCTATGACAAGCAAATCCGCTATGAGTCCAGAAAAGCTTACGCCGAGCTCAGGCCACGGGTCAATGGCCGCTTTGTCAAGGTACCAGAAGCCGCTGCATCGTCGTCACCCCCAGCTTCGCCCTATGATCCTAGTAAACTTCACCTCGGATGGTTCCGGTAG
- the LOC125511587 gene encoding transcription factor GHD7-like, with protein MSMSCGLCGANNCPRLMVSPIHHRHHHHQEHQLREHQFFAQGNHHHHHPVPLPPANFDHSRTWTTPFHETAAAGNSSRLTLEVGAGGRPMAHLVQPPARAHIVPFYGGAFTNTISNEAIMTIDTEMMVGPAHYPTMQERAAKVMRYREKRKRRRYDKQIRYESRKAYAELRPRVNGRFVKVPEAMASPSSPASPYDPSKLHLRWFR; from the exons ATGTCCATGTCATGCGGTTTGTGCGGCGCCAACAACTGCCCGCGCCTCATGGTCTCGCCcattcatcatcgtcatcaccatcatCAGGAGCACCAGCTGCGTGAGCACCAGTTCTTCGCCCAAggcaaccaccaccaccaccacccagtGCCACTGCCGCCAGCCAACTTCGACCACAGCAGAACATGGACCACACCATTTCATGAAACAGCAGCTGCAGGGAACAGCAGCAGGCTCACGCTGGAGGTGGGCGCAGGCGGCCGACCCATGGCTCACCTAGTGCAGCCACCGGCAAGAGCCCACATC GTGCCATTTTACGGAGGTGCATTCACCAACACTATTAGCAATGAAGCAATCATGACTATTGACACAGAGATGATGGTGGGGCCTGCCCATTATCCCACAATGCAGGAGAGAGCAGCGAAGGTGATGAGGTATAGGGAGAAGAGGAAGAGGCGGCGCTATGACAAGCAAATCCGATACGAGTCCAGAAAAGCTTACGCTGAGCTTCGGCCACGGGTCAACGGCCGCTTTGTCAAGGTACCCGAAGCCATGGCGTCGCCATCATCTCCAGCTTCGCCCTATGATCCTAGTAAACTTCACCTCAGATGGTTCCGGTAA